In Cydia splendana chromosome 26, ilCydSple1.2, whole genome shotgun sequence, the following are encoded in one genomic region:
- the LOC134803169 gene encoding histone H2A gives MSGRGKGGKVKGKAKSRSNRAGLQFPVGRIHRLLRKGNYAERVGAGAPVYLAAVMEYLAAEVLELAGNAARDNKKTRIIPRHLQLAIRNDEELNKLLSGVTIAQGGVLPNIQAVLLPKKTEKKA, from the coding sequence ATGTCTGGACGCGGTAAAGGTGGCAAGGTTAAGGGAAAGGCAAAGTCCCGTTCTAACCGTGCCGGACTCCAGTTCCCCGTCGGCCGTATCCACAGGCTTCTACGCAAGGGCAACTACGCCGAGCGCGTCGGTGCCGGTGCCCCGGTGTACCTGGCCGCCGTCATGGAATACCTGGCCGCTGAAGTTCTCGAGTTGGCAGGCAACGCCGCTCGCGACAACAAGAAGACCAGAATCATCCCTAGGCATCTCCAGCTGGCGATCCGCAACGACGAAGAGTTGAACAAGCTCCTCTCCGGTGTGACCATCGCCCAGGGTGGTGTGCTGCCTAACATTCAGGCCGTGCTCCTGCCCAAGAAGACCGAGAAGAAGGCTTAA